In Xiphophorus couchianus chromosome 24, X_couchianus-1.0, whole genome shotgun sequence, a single genomic region encodes these proteins:
- the slitrk1 gene encoding SLIT and NTRK-like protein 1: protein MLLWIILLNAALCVASGNVTREVCKEKICSCSEVEGDLHVDCEKRHFNTLRHLTGPSSHFYHLLLHGNSLSRLFPNEFANFYNAVSLHLENNGLHDIVPGAFLGLQLVKRLHISNNKMRSFKKSTFLGLDDLEYLQADFNLLRDIDPAVFRDLNKLEVLILNDNLISALPINVFQHVPITHLDLRGNRIKTLPYEGILEQIPGIAEVLLEDNPWDCNCELLSLKEWLENIPRNALIGRVVCEAPTRLQGNDLNETSEAELCPSQSGGGDSSLAAPPTQEETSRPTPYKPSRNGSGGPPTPGANGSKSHSKSRENWQLKTRPTPVMAGADVNGDGGGEQLRNVTCPQPCSCKLVGSRQGLGVNCEGKKIESLAGLKPKPLAAHELNMRDNNIHAVKRNQLLGYSSLNLLDLGGNNIKVVDNGTFQNQSELRWLYMDKNYLDTLMAEMFVGLVNLEYLSLEYNDIQLIVAGAFSPMPNLRVLFLNNNLLKALPVDAFLGISLSKISLHNNYFPYLPVTGVLDQLNSIIQIDLHGNPWDCSCNIVPFKQWTERLGADVIVSDLKCESPEEFWKRDFRYVRNDLMCPKVGDGDAPAPVSKNGSYTQDSGGTRSNSYLEPNRMSISVLVPGLLLVFVTSAFTVVGMLVFILRNRKRSKRRDGNSSASEINSLQTVCDSSYWHSGQYHADGGTHRGFDCSTHLSSVDDA, encoded by the coding sequence atgctgcTCTGGATCATCCTGCTGAATGCGGCTCTCTGCGTTGCCAGCGGAAATGTCACCAGGGAGGTTTGCAAGGAGAAGATCTGCTCCTGCAGCGAGGTGGAGGGTGACCTGCACGTCGACTGCGAGAAACGGCACTTCAACACGCTGCGGCACCTGACCGGCCCCAGCTCTCACTTCTACCACCTGCTGCTGCACGGCAACTCTCTGTCCAGGCTCTTCCCCAATGAGTTCGCCAACTTCTACAATGCTGTGAGCCTGCACCTGGAGAACAACGGCCTGCATGACATCGTGCCCGGCGCCTTCCTGGGGCTGCAGTTGGTCAAGAGGCTCCACATCAGCAACAACAAGATGCGGTCTTTCAAGAAAAGCACCTTCCTGGGCTTGGACGACTTGGAATACCTCCAGGCGGACTTTAATTTGCTGAGGGACATTGACCCGGCTGTTTTCAGGGACCTAAACAAACTGGAGGTGTTGATACTAAATGACAACCTCATCAGTGCTCTACCTATAAACGTGTTCCAGCACGTGCCCATCACACATCTTGATCTGAGGGGGAATCGGATCAAGACGTTGCCTTATGAGGGGATTCTGGAGCAAATACCCGGTATCGCAGAAGTGCTGCTAGAGGACAACCCGTGGGACTGTAACTGTGAGCTACTGTCCCTGAAGGAGTGGCTGGAGAACATACCACGCAACGCCCTCATTGGGAGGGTGGTCTGTGAGGCCCCAACCAGGTTGCAGGGCAATGACCTGAACGAGACCTCGGAGGCAGAGCTGTGTCCATCACAGAGTGGGGGTGGAGATAGCAGCCTGGCAGCTCCTCCCACTCAGGAGGAAACCTCTCGCCCCACGCCTTATAAGCCCAGCAGGAATGGTAGTGGAGGGCCCCCAACGCCTGGAGCAAATGGCTCTAAGAGCCACTCCAAGTCCCGCGAGAACTGGCAGCTAAAAACAAGGCCCACTCCAGTGATGGCTGGGGCAGATGTGAACGGGGATGGCGGCGGAGAGCAGCTGCGCAACGTGACGTGCCCACAGCCATGCAGCTGCAAGCTGGTGGGCTCCAGACAGGGGCTGGGAGTCAACTGCGAGGGCAAAAAGATCGAGAGCCTGGCCGGCCTCAAGCCGAAGCCCCTGGCCGCCCACGAGCTGAACATGAGAGACAACAACATCCATGCTGTGAAGAGGAACCAGCTGCTTGGCTATTCCAGCCTCAACCTGCTGGATCTTGGTGGGAACAACATCAAGGTTGTTGACAATGGCacgttccagaaccagagcgaGCTCCGGTGGCTGTACATGGATAAGAACTACCTGGATACGCTGATGGCAGAGATGTTTGTGGGCCTCGTGAATCTGGAATATCTCAGTTTGGAATACAACGACATCCAGCTGATAGTGGCGGGTGCATTCAGTCCCATGCCAAACCTGAGGGTTCTGTTCCTGAACAACAACCTGCTGAAGGCTCTCCCTGTGGATGCGTTCCTTGGGATTTCTTTGTCAAAAATCAGCCTCCATAATAATTATTTCCCCTACCTCCCCGTGACTGGTGTGTTGGACCAGCTCAACTCCATCATCCAGATCGACCTGCATGGGAACCCGTGGGATTGCTCGTGCAACATTGTGCCCTTCAAGCAGTGGACCGAGAGGCTCGGGGCCGACGTGATTGTGAGCGATCTCAAGTGCGAGTCGCCAGAGGAGTTCTGGAAACGGGACTTCCGCTATGTGCGAAATGACCTAATGTGCCCCAAGGTGGGTGACGGAGACGCACCCGCTCCAGTGTCCAAGAATGGAAGCTACACCCAGGACTCTGGTGGCACGCGCTCAAACTCATACTTGGAGCCCAACCGGATGTCCATTTCGGTGCTTGTGCCCGGGCTGCTGCTCGTGTTCGTCACATCCGCCTTCACGGTGGTGGGGATGCTCGTGTTCATCCTGCGGAACCGGAAGCGGTCAAAGCGGCGGGACGGCAACTCATCCGCGTCGGAGATCAACTCCTTACAGACGGTGTGCGACTCGTCCTACTGGCACAGTGGGCAGTATCACGCGGATGGAGGCACCCACCGGGGTTTCGACTGCAGCACGCACCTCTCATCTGTGGATGATGCATAA